In a genomic window of Mucilaginibacter sp. KACC 22063:
- a CDS encoding TolC family protein: MKTNIKGYLLIAALGIFSACKVSKDVKLPDMNLPGSYRSAAATTDTASVGRLPWKSFFTEATLQNLIDSAITRNNDLQIAIKNIDAARQTLKQAKWGNVPTASLGATASINRPSDNSLNGISLSQFLGSKHIEDYNASVTISWEADIWGKISSRKAAALAAYLQTEEARKAVQTQLVANVSEGYFNLLMLDEQLEIAKKNVLLNDSTIRIIKLQFNAGQATSLAVQQAEAQRLTAAQLVPQFEQQIIAQENALSILAGKLPDSITRTGRLENVVLPQAISAGVPSTLLSYRPDVRSSELDVDRANAQVGYTKASMYPTLAITAQGGVNAFKASNWFNIPASLFGIVTGGITQPLLQHRELKTNYEIAKINREKSVIQFRQQVLVAVGEVSDALVAIDKLSQQQVIAANRAKTLQQATANASQLFKSGMANYLEVITAQSNVLQSELELASIKKAQLDASVDLYRSLGGGWN, from the coding sequence ATGAAAACGAATATAAAAGGATACTTGCTGATTGCCGCACTTGGTATATTTAGTGCCTGCAAGGTATCTAAAGATGTAAAGCTGCCCGACATGAATTTGCCGGGTAGCTATAGGTCGGCTGCCGCTACAACAGATACTGCTTCTGTAGGCCGCCTGCCATGGAAAAGCTTCTTTACAGAAGCTACATTGCAAAACCTGATCGATAGTGCCATAACACGCAACAACGATCTGCAAATTGCTATTAAAAATATCGATGCGGCGCGTCAAACGCTTAAACAAGCCAAATGGGGCAATGTGCCTACAGCATCATTAGGTGCAACGGCAAGTATTAACCGCCCGTCAGACAATAGCTTGAACGGTATCAGCCTAAGCCAGTTTTTAGGTAGCAAGCACATTGAAGATTATAACGCTTCGGTCACTATATCCTGGGAAGCCGATATCTGGGGCAAGATTAGCAGCCGTAAGGCAGCTGCTTTAGCTGCTTACCTGCAAACAGAAGAAGCACGCAAAGCCGTACAAACACAGCTGGTTGCCAATGTATCTGAAGGATATTTTAACCTGCTGATGCTGGATGAACAACTGGAAATTGCTAAAAAGAATGTGTTGCTAAATGACAGTACCATTCGTATTATTAAGTTGCAATTCAATGCAGGCCAGGCTACATCACTGGCAGTGCAGCAGGCCGAAGCACAGCGATTAACCGCTGCGCAGTTGGTGCCGCAGTTTGAACAGCAGATCATCGCACAGGAAAATGCATTGAGCATTTTAGCCGGTAAACTGCCGGATAGCATTACCCGTACCGGCCGACTTGAAAATGTTGTGTTACCGCAGGCGATATCAGCCGGTGTGCCATCAACTTTACTAAGTTACCGTCCGGATGTACGCAGTTCTGAGCTTGATGTTGACCGCGCCAATGCACAGGTAGGTTATACTAAAGCCAGTATGTACCCAACTTTGGCTATTACAGCGCAAGGAGGTGTAAACGCATTTAAAGCAAGCAACTGGTTTAATATCCCGGCATCATTGTTTGGTATTGTAACAGGTGGTATAACCCAGCCATTACTGCAGCACCGTGAGTTGAAAACAAACTATGAGATTGCTAAGATCAACCGTGAAAAAAGCGTTATTCAATTCCGTCAGCAGGTGCTGGTTGCGGTAGGTGAGGTGTCTGATGCTTTGGTGGCTATAGATAAACTTAGCCAGCAACAAGTAATAGCAGCTAACCGCGCAAAAACATTACAACAGGCTACTGCCAATGCCAGCCAGCTATTTAAAAGCGGCATGGCTAATTACCTGGAAGTAATTACCGCGCAAAGCAATGTATTGCAAAGCGAACTGGAACTTGCTTCTATTAAAAAAGCACAGCTTGATGCATCGGTAGATCTTTACCGTTCTTTAGGCGGCGGCTGGAATTAA
- a CDS encoding efflux RND transporter permease subunit: MFQKFIERPVLSTVISILLVIVGVLGLTKLPLERFPNIAPPAVLVSAVYPGANAETILRSVTPSLEEAINGVENMTYMTSTASNDGTLAITVYFKQGTDPDQAAVNVQNRVSQATSQLPAEVVQYGITTTKQQNSFIGAIGIYSEDPKKYDQTFVANYAQINIIPEIKRIPGVGSAAVFGGVKDYSMRVWLNPSQMAAYKVTPAEVSAAIQDKNLEAAPGKFGERSNEAFEYVIKYKGKLTTPEEYQNIAIRANADGSILRLKDVARVELGAYSYNSVSNLNGHDGIIIGIIQLSGSNANEIQIAIDKLMEKASKDFPVGIKYNQFYRTKTDLDESINQVEHTLIEAFVLVFIVVFIFLQDFRSTLIPAIAVPVAIIGTFFFMSLFGFSVNLLTLFALVLAIGIVVDDAIVVVEAVHAKMEHNPSLTPKKATTEAMHEITGAIISITLVMAAVFLPVSFMTGSTGIFYRQFALTMAIAIIISAVNALTLSPALAALFLKNKHTVDEHGHEAPKKGFAERFYAGFNGSFNYMTNRYVGGLKFLIKNKLVAIGGLVLIVIGTIYMVKTTKSGFIPTEDQGFVAIAVSTPSGTSLSGTNKIFAQAEAQLKTLPSARFVTALSGFNFLTQSSSPSAGVIFLLLKPTEERGDVKNIDEIQNIVRGKLGGIPGGTFFVFSFPTVPGFSNVEALDVMLQDKTNGRLDKFSGVANNFIAKLMAKPAIAYAFTSYKADYPQLQLEVDDEKANQLGVNVKDILATMQAYFGTAQASDFNRFGKYYRVVVQADINDRTDPSAIDRVFVKNKAGDNVPINTLVKLTRVYGSETASRYNLFNSIEVNAIPKPGYSSGDAIKAIEETAKEQLPAGFAYEFSGQTREEISSGGQSAVIFMLCLVFVYFLLSAQYESYILPLAVILSIPTGIFGVFVVLGLTGIENNIYVQVALIMLIGLLAKNAILIVEFAVQKRKAGMSLVGAAIEAARLRIRPIVMTSLAFVFGLFPMSIATGPSAQGNHSISIGAAGGMVSGVILGLFIIPVLFVIFQNLQEKITGVPVAVLLDESGAERQHEPVLEEGYTA; the protein is encoded by the coding sequence ATGTTTCAGAAATTCATAGAAAGGCCGGTACTCTCAACCGTTATCTCCATCCTATTGGTGATAGTAGGTGTACTGGGCTTAACCAAGCTGCCCCTGGAGCGTTTTCCAAATATTGCTCCTCCGGCAGTATTGGTATCGGCTGTGTATCCGGGCGCAAACGCCGAAACAATATTACGTTCGGTAACGCCATCGCTCGAAGAGGCTATTAACGGTGTGGAGAACATGACCTACATGACCTCAACCGCCAGTAACGATGGTACTTTAGCTATTACCGTTTATTTTAAACAAGGTACCGACCCTGACCAGGCAGCGGTAAACGTTCAAAACCGTGTATCGCAAGCTACCAGCCAGCTGCCTGCCGAGGTGGTACAGTACGGTATTACCACTACAAAGCAACAAAACAGCTTTATCGGTGCCATAGGTATCTACTCAGAAGATCCTAAAAAGTACGATCAAACCTTTGTAGCCAACTACGCACAGATCAACATCATTCCCGAAATTAAACGTATACCCGGTGTGGGTTCTGCGGCAGTGTTTGGTGGTGTAAAAGATTATTCGATGCGCGTTTGGCTTAACCCAAGCCAGATGGCAGCTTACAAAGTCACTCCCGCCGAAGTAAGCGCCGCTATACAAGACAAAAACCTGGAGGCTGCGCCTGGTAAATTTGGTGAGCGCAGTAACGAAGCCTTTGAATATGTAATTAAATACAAGGGTAAATTAACTACGCCCGAAGAATATCAGAATATTGCTATCCGCGCCAATGCAGATGGTTCTATACTGCGTTTAAAAGATGTAGCGCGTGTAGAACTGGGTGCTTATTCTTACAACAGTGTAAGTAACCTTAACGGGCACGATGGTATTATCATCGGTATTATTCAGCTATCAGGCTCAAACGCTAACGAAATTCAGATAGCGATTGATAAACTGATGGAAAAAGCATCGAAAGATTTTCCTGTCGGTATCAAATACAATCAGTTCTATCGTACCAAAACAGATTTGGATGAGTCGATCAACCAGGTTGAGCATACCTTGATCGAAGCTTTCGTGCTGGTATTTATCGTGGTGTTCATCTTCCTGCAAGATTTCCGTTCTACGTTGATCCCGGCAATTGCTGTTCCGGTGGCTATTATAGGTACCTTCTTCTTCATGAGTTTATTTGGTTTCTCTGTAAACCTGTTAACCTTGTTTGCATTGGTACTCGCCATCGGTATTGTGGTGGATGATGCCATTGTGGTGGTAGAGGCGGTGCATGCTAAAATGGAGCATAACCCAAGCCTCACCCCTAAAAAGGCGACTACCGAAGCCATGCACGAGATTACGGGGGCCATCATTTCTATTACGCTGGTAATGGCTGCGGTGTTTTTACCGGTTAGTTTCATGACGGGTTCTACCGGTATATTCTACAGGCAATTTGCGCTTACCATGGCTATCGCCATTATTATATCAGCTGTTAACGCATTAACGTTAAGTCCTGCTTTGGCCGCATTATTCCTGAAGAATAAACATACGGTTGACGAACACGGGCATGAAGCACCAAAGAAAGGTTTTGCCGAAAGGTTCTACGCTGGTTTCAACGGCAGCTTTAACTACATGACCAACCGCTACGTTGGCGGCTTAAAGTTCCTGATTAAAAACAAACTGGTTGCCATAGGCGGACTTGTACTGATTGTGATTGGTACCATTTACATGGTTAAAACCACTAAGTCAGGCTTTATCCCTACGGAAGACCAGGGTTTCGTGGCCATTGCGGTATCAACTCCGTCTGGTACATCATTAAGTGGAACCAACAAAATATTTGCACAGGCAGAAGCACAACTGAAAACTTTACCATCAGCCAGGTTCGTTACTGCCTTGTCGGGTTTTAACTTCCTTACACAATCAAGCAGCCCGTCTGCCGGTGTTATCTTCCTGTTGTTAAAACCAACTGAGGAGCGTGGCGATGTTAAAAACATTGACGAGATACAAAACATTGTGAGAGGGAAATTAGGTGGTATACCTGGCGGTACTTTCTTCGTGTTCAGTTTCCCAACTGTACCGGGCTTTAGTAACGTAGAGGCGCTGGATGTGATGCTACAGGATAAGACCAACGGTAGGCTCGATAAATTTAGCGGCGTGGCCAATAACTTTATAGCCAAGCTGATGGCAAAGCCAGCTATTGCTTATGCATTTACATCATACAAAGCGGATTACCCTCAACTACAATTAGAAGTTGATGATGAAAAAGCGAATCAGTTAGGAGTGAATGTGAAGGACATCCTGGCAACCATGCAGGCTTACTTTGGTACGGCGCAGGCATCAGACTTTAACCGCTTTGGTAAATATTACCGCGTGGTGGTACAGGCCGATATCAACGACAGGACCGACCCATCTGCTATTGACCGTGTATTTGTGAAAAACAAAGCAGGCGATAATGTGCCTATTAATACGCTGGTTAAATTAACCCGTGTTTACGGTTCAGAAACTGCATCGCGTTATAACCTGTTTAACTCTATCGAGGTAAACGCTATCCCGAAACCGGGTTACAGCTCTGGTGATGCGATTAAGGCTATCGAAGAAACGGCTAAAGAACAACTGCCTGCCGGTTTTGCTTATGAGTTCTCCGGCCAGACACGTGAAGAGATTTCATCAGGCGGACAATCAGCTGTCATCTTTATGCTTTGTCTGGTGTTCGTATACTTCCTGCTATCGGCACAGTACGAAAGCTATATCCTGCCATTGGCAGTAATACTTTCTATTCCTACCGGTATATTCGGTGTGTTTGTGGTATTAGGTTTAACCGGTATCGAAAACAACATCTACGTACAAGTAGCCCTCATCATGCTTATCGGTCTGTTAGCTAAAAACGCCATCCTTATCGTCGAGTTTGCTGTGCAGAAACGTAAAGCGGGTATGAGCCTTGTAGGCGCGGCTATTGAAGCGGCAAGGTTACGTATCCGCCCAATTGTGATGACCTCACTTGCATTCGTATTCGGTTTATTCCCGATGAGTATTGCAACCGGTCCGTCTGCTCAGGGTAACCACTCTATCAGTATTGGCGCTGCCGGGGGTATGGTGTCAGGGGTTATACTTGGCTTGTTCATCATCCCGGTACTGTTTGTGATCTTCCAGAATTTACAGGAAAAAATAACCGGTGTGCCGGTGGCTGTATTGCTTGACGAATCAGGTGCAGAACGCCAGCATGAGCCTGTATTGGAAGAAGGATATACCGCTTAA
- a CDS encoding glycoside hydrolase family 30 beta sandwich domain-containing protein, whose protein sequence is MKSMYKLKVLAAFLLPAILTFSCKKDINSTASPNLADHNTTARAANEAVNIWLTTGDQSKLLTAQNNINFAADAGTNVNTITVDENTTYQGIDGFGFCLTGGSAQLLNGMGATQQSALLNELFATGTNQIGISYLRLSIGASDLSSSDFTYDDRPAGQTDVNLNNFSIAAENTDLIPILKKILSINPNIKILATPWTAPVWMKVNTTGNNGFTGGSLNTAYYGSYANYFVKYIQAMKAQGITIDAITPQNEPENPYNNPSMTMTATEETNFIKNNLGPALRSAGLGTKIIVFDHNCDHPNYPQAILADATANGYVDGSAFHLYAGDISALSTVHNAYPAKNIYFTEQYIGAPGNFGGDLSWHVNNLIIGATRNWSRNVLEWNLAADPNSNPHTAGGCSNCQGGITISGSSFTRNSGYYIVGHASKFVRPGAVRISSNIAGSIQNVAFKNSDGSKVLIALNNGSSSQNFKVKWGAESFTYTLPAGAVATFKWTGTQSSGSGSVAPIGQTVTLKGFNNLYVSGENGTQAMNCNRTSASAWEQFTIVDAGSGKVALQSMGKYVSSENGTQAITCNRTTIGDWEKFDWLPTADGKVTFRSSTGKFISSENGTQPMTCTRDSASGWEAFAINQ, encoded by the coding sequence ATGAAAAGCATGTACAAGCTTAAAGTACTGGCTGCATTTTTGCTGCCTGCAATTCTCACGTTTTCCTGTAAAAAGGACATCAATTCAACTGCCTCGCCCAACCTGGCCGATCACAACACAACCGCCCGCGCTGCAAATGAAGCGGTTAACATCTGGCTTACCACCGGCGACCAAAGTAAATTACTGACCGCCCAAAACAACATTAATTTTGCTGCCGATGCAGGCACAAATGTCAACACCATTACTGTAGACGAAAACACCACCTATCAGGGTATTGATGGCTTTGGATTTTGCCTTACGGGTGGCAGCGCCCAATTATTAAATGGCATGGGGGCCACGCAGCAGTCGGCATTACTGAACGAACTTTTTGCCACCGGTACCAACCAGATCGGCATCAGTTACCTGCGTTTAAGTATCGGCGCATCTGATTTAAGTTCTTCAGATTTTACTTATGATGACCGCCCTGCCGGGCAAACAGATGTCAACCTGAACAACTTCAGCATAGCTGCTGAAAACACTGATCTGATACCGATCCTGAAAAAGATCCTGTCTATTAATCCAAATATAAAAATACTGGCAACACCCTGGACAGCCCCTGTATGGATGAAGGTGAACACAACCGGCAATAATGGCTTCACGGGTGGTAGCCTTAACACGGCATACTACGGCTCTTATGCCAACTATTTTGTAAAATACATACAGGCGATGAAGGCGCAGGGGATCACCATCGACGCCATTACCCCTCAAAACGAGCCGGAAAATCCATACAACAACCCAAGTATGACCATGACGGCTACTGAAGAAACCAACTTCATTAAAAATAACTTAGGGCCTGCACTAAGGTCGGCAGGGCTGGGTACCAAGATCATTGTGTTTGACCATAACTGCGACCATCCAAACTACCCGCAGGCAATACTTGCCGATGCTACTGCAAACGGCTATGTGGATGGCTCGGCATTTCACCTGTACGCAGGCGATATCAGCGCATTATCTACTGTACACAATGCTTACCCTGCTAAAAACATCTATTTCACCGAGCAATATATTGGTGCGCCGGGTAATTTCGGTGGCGACCTGTCATGGCATGTCAACAACCTGATCATCGGGGCAACACGTAACTGGAGCCGAAATGTACTGGAGTGGAACCTGGCAGCAGATCCAAACAGCAACCCTCACACAGCCGGTGGTTGCAGCAATTGCCAGGGAGGCATTACCATCAGCGGCTCTTCCTTTACGCGCAACAGCGGTTACTATATTGTAGGCCATGCATCTAAATTTGTTCGTCCGGGTGCGGTTCGTATATCCTCTAACATCGCCGGAAGCATTCAAAACGTTGCCTTCAAAAATTCAGATGGTTCTAAAGTGCTGATTGCATTAAACAACGGCAGCAGCAGCCAAAACTTCAAGGTTAAATGGGGAGCCGAATCATTTACCTATACCCTGCCTGCCGGCGCAGTGGCCACTTTTAAATGGACAGGTACACAATCATCGGGCAGCGGCAGTGTTGCGCCAATAGGCCAAACGGTTACCCTAAAAGGTTTTAACAACTTATATGTGAGCGGCGAGAATGGCACTCAAGCCATGAACTGCAACCGCACCAGCGCATCTGCGTGGGAGCAGTTTACCATAGTTGATGCCGGAAGTGGTAAAGTTGCCCTGCAAAGTATGGGCAAATATGTATCGTCTGAAAATGGAACGCAAGCCATTACCTGTAACCGCACGACCATAGGCGATTGGGAAAAGTTTGACTGGCTGCCAACTGCCGATGGTAAGGTTACCTTCCGCAGCAGTACCGGCAAGTTTATATCATCTGAAAATGGCACACAACCCATGACCTGTACACGCGACAGTGCATCAGGCTGGGAAGCTTTCGCAATTAATCAATAA
- a CDS encoding family 16 glycosylhydrolase, with amino-acid sequence MRNLTLKSIGKAAAIAAFGLLVASCKKDANNVTTNAATGNANATTNPRAVTYTLVWQDEFNGPNIDGSKWNIDNGNPNVNNEKEYYQAANATISNGNLVITARKQSMGGQPYTSAKLNTSGKFSVKYGRIEARMKLPMVQGTWPAFWMLGTNIGTVGWPQCGEIDIMEHVNTSNTILGTMHWNNNGHVQYGSSTNTTPGDYHVYAVEWDANGIRWYVDNTLYVTGNTANNINNTGAFQLPFYIILNLAVGGDLPGQTINDSALPTTMSVDYVRVYSISNSGSSTAPIGQTVTLKGFNNQYVSGENGTQAMNCNRPTASAWEQFTIVDAGGGKVALQSMGKYVSSENGTQAITCNRTAISDWEKFDWVPTADGKVTFRGNNGAYISSENGTQPMTCNRTTVSGWEAFAVNQ; translated from the coding sequence ATGAGAAATCTTACACTCAAATCAATTGGGAAGGCCGCTGCTATTGCCGCCTTCGGTCTGCTGGTGGCATCATGCAAAAAAGATGCAAATAATGTAACTACAAATGCAGCCACCGGCAATGCCAATGCCACTACCAATCCGCGGGCGGTAACTTACACTCTTGTATGGCAAGATGAATTTAATGGCCCAAACATTGATGGCAGCAAATGGAACATTGACAATGGCAACCCTAACGTAAACAATGAAAAGGAATATTACCAGGCCGCTAATGCAACGATTTCAAACGGCAATCTGGTGATTACTGCCCGTAAACAAAGCATGGGCGGGCAACCTTATACGTCAGCCAAGCTGAACACCTCAGGCAAATTTTCGGTTAAATACGGTCGTATAGAAGCCCGCATGAAACTACCTATGGTGCAGGGCACCTGGCCTGCTTTCTGGATGCTGGGCACTAATATTGGCACAGTGGGCTGGCCACAGTGCGGCGAGATTGATATTATGGAGCATGTGAACACCAGTAACACTATTCTGGGTACCATGCACTGGAATAACAACGGGCATGTGCAGTACGGCAGCAGTACCAACACTACACCGGGCGACTACCATGTTTATGCCGTTGAATGGGATGCAAATGGCATCAGGTGGTATGTGGACAATACCCTTTATGTTACCGGCAACACCGCTAATAACATTAATAATACCGGTGCATTTCAGTTGCCTTTTTACATCATCCTTAACCTTGCTGTAGGCGGTGATTTACCAGGGCAAACCATTAATGACAGTGCCTTGCCAACCACCATGTCTGTGGATTATGTACGTGTTTACAGCATCAGCAATTCCGGCTCATCCACAGCTCCCATTGGCCAGACCGTTACATTAAAAGGTTTTAACAACCAATATGTAAGCGGAGAAAACGGCACACAAGCAATGAATTGTAACCGACCTACAGCATCGGCATGGGAACAGTTTACCATAGTTGATGCCGGAGGTGGCAAAGTTGCCCTACAAAGCATGGGCAAATATGTATCGTCTGAAAATGGCACACAAGCTATTACCTGTAACCGCACTGCCATAAGCGACTGGGAAAAATTTGACTGGGTGCCTACTGCCGATGGAAAAGTAACTTTTCGTGGTAATAACGGCGCTTACATCAGCAGTGAGAATGGCACGCAACCAATGACCTGTAACCGTACTACAGTATCGGGCTGGGAAGCCTTTGCTGTTAACCAATAA